A stretch of Brassica rapa cultivar Chiifu-401-42 chromosome A08, CAAS_Brap_v3.01, whole genome shotgun sequence DNA encodes these proteins:
- the LOC103834944 gene encoding uncharacterized protein LOC103834944: protein MRKEAKKLLGSLKKIDGGSSSYDNEHLVAVIDVMRRVVSVSVVVLKSLLVFLPGTQSNMKTKLASLLVKKKYNHDATCKNELETLDYAICEDFSSHDDLQKKLVEVEVCIGGFEKSLEGLFRRLIRTRASLLNIISH from the coding sequence ATGAGAAAAGAAGCTAAGAAGCTTCTAGGATCCTTGAAGAAAATTGATGGTGGGTCAAGTTCATATGATAATGAACATCTTGTGGCGGTAATAGATGTGATGAGACGAGTAGTTTCGGTTAGTGTCGTGGTGTTGAAGTCGTTATTAGTGTTCTTGCCCGGGACACAAAGTAACATGAAGACCAAGCTGGCTTCGTTACTAGTTAAGAAGAAGTATAATCATGATGCGACCTGCAAGAACGAGTTGGAGACATTGGATTACGCTATTTGCGAAGACTTCAGCTCTCATGATGATCTACAAAAGAAGCTTGTGGAGGTTGAGGTGTGCATTGGTGGGTTCGAGAAGAGTTTAGAAGGGTTATTTCGAAGGTTAATAAGAACACGAGCCTCTCTTCTCAACATAATCTCTCACTAG
- the LOC103834945 gene encoding isocitrate dehydrogenase [NAD] regulatory subunit 3, mitochondrial isoform X1 produces the protein MAKRSISILTRLLTNPSSPFTAPTRSITYMPRPGDGAPRTVTLIPGDGIGPLVTGAVEQVFEAMHAPVHFERYEVRGHMRKVPEEVMESVKRNKVCLKGGLATPVGGGVSSLNMQLRKELDIFASLVNCINVPGLVTRHENVDIVVIRENTEGEYAGLEHEVVPGVVESLKVITKYCSERIARYAFEYAYLNNRKKVTAVHKANIMKLADGLFLESCREVAKAYPGITYNEIIVDNCCMQLVAKPEQFDVMVTPNLYGNLIANTAAGIAGGTGVMPGGLSIHVLVKSYITFSLFFFFLEDDTCLGFFLAGNVGAEHAIFEQGASAGNVGNDKIVEQKKANPMALLLSSAMMLKHLQFPTFADRLEIAVKQVIQEGKWRTKDLGGDCTTQEVVDAVIKALD, from the exons ATGGCTAAGCGATCCATTTCAATCCTCACCCGCCTCCTAACAAATCCATCTTCTCCATTCACCGCACCCACCCGATCCATCACCTACATGCCTCGTCCCGGCGACGGAGCCCCACGCACCGTAACCCTTATCCCCGGCGACGGGATCGGACCTTTAGTGACCGGTGCGGTGGAACAGGTCTTCGAAGCGATGCACGCTCCAGTCCATTTCGAGAGGTACGAGGTTCGTGGACACATGAGGAAAGTCCCCGAGGAAGTGATGGAATCCGTGAAGAGGAACAAGGTTTGTCTGAAAGGCGGCTTAGCGACTCCTGTTGGTGGAGGTGTCAGCTCATTGAACATGCAGTTGAGGAAAGAGCTCGACATCTTTGCTTCCCTCGTCAACTGCATCAACGTCCCTGGGTTAGTGACGAGGCACGAGAACGTGGATATCGTTGTGATTAGGGAGAACACGGAAGGAGAGTACGCGGGTCTCGAGCACGAGGTTGTTCCTGGTGTTGTTGAGAGTCTTAAG GTGATAACTAAGTATTGTTCTGAGAGGATAGCGAGGTACGCATTTGAGTATGCGTACCTGAACAACAGGAAGAAAGTGACTGCTGTTCATAAAGCCAACATTATGAAGCTAGCGGATGGGCTCTTCCTTGAATCTTGCAGAGAGGTTGCTAAAGCTTATCCTGGGATTACGTATAACGAAATAATCGTAGACAATTGTTGTATGCAGCTTGTGGCTAAGCCTGAGCAGTTTGATGTCATG GTGACGCCTAATTTGTATGGTAATCTTATTGCAAACACTGCTGCTGGAATAGCTGGTGGCACTGGAGTGATGCCAGGAGGTTTGTCCATACATGTCTTAGTTAAAAGTTATATAACTTTTtcgttgttttttttctttctagaaGATGATACATGTTTGGGGTTTTTTTTGGCAGGCAATGTTGGTGCAGAACATGCGATATTCGAGCAAGGAGCATCAGCAGGGAATGTTGGGAATGATAAGATAGTGGAGCAGAAGAAAGCTAATCCAATGGCTCTGCTTCTCTCATCGGCTATGATGCTTAAACATCTCCAGTTTCCTACGTTCGCTGATCGTCTTGAAATCGCAGTGAAACAAGTGATACAAGAAGGCAAATGGCGAACCAAGGATCTCGGTGGAGATTGCACTACTCAGGAAGTTGTTGATGCTGTCATAAAAGCTCTTGACTGA
- the LOC103834945 gene encoding isocitrate dehydrogenase [NAD] regulatory subunit 3, mitochondrial isoform X2 — protein MAKRSISILTRLLTNPSSPFTAPTRSITYMPRPGDGAPRTVTLIPGDGIGPLVTGAVEQVFEAMHAPVHFERYEVRGHMRKVPEEVMESVKRNKVCLKGGLATPVGGGVSSLNMQLRKELDIFASLVNCINVPGLVTRHENVDIVVIRENTEGEYAGLEHEVVPGVVESLKVITKYCSERIARYAFEYAYLNNRKKVTAVHKANIMKLADGLFLESCREVAKAYPGITYNEIIVDNCCMQLVAKPEQFDVMVTPNLYGNLIANTAAGIAGGTGVMPGGNVGAEHAIFEQGASAGNVGNDKIVEQKKANPMALLLSSAMMLKHLQFPTFADRLEIAVKQVIQEGKWRTKDLGGDCTTQEVVDAVIKALD, from the exons ATGGCTAAGCGATCCATTTCAATCCTCACCCGCCTCCTAACAAATCCATCTTCTCCATTCACCGCACCCACCCGATCCATCACCTACATGCCTCGTCCCGGCGACGGAGCCCCACGCACCGTAACCCTTATCCCCGGCGACGGGATCGGACCTTTAGTGACCGGTGCGGTGGAACAGGTCTTCGAAGCGATGCACGCTCCAGTCCATTTCGAGAGGTACGAGGTTCGTGGACACATGAGGAAAGTCCCCGAGGAAGTGATGGAATCCGTGAAGAGGAACAAGGTTTGTCTGAAAGGCGGCTTAGCGACTCCTGTTGGTGGAGGTGTCAGCTCATTGAACATGCAGTTGAGGAAAGAGCTCGACATCTTTGCTTCCCTCGTCAACTGCATCAACGTCCCTGGGTTAGTGACGAGGCACGAGAACGTGGATATCGTTGTGATTAGGGAGAACACGGAAGGAGAGTACGCGGGTCTCGAGCACGAGGTTGTTCCTGGTGTTGTTGAGAGTCTTAAG GTGATAACTAAGTATTGTTCTGAGAGGATAGCGAGGTACGCATTTGAGTATGCGTACCTGAACAACAGGAAGAAAGTGACTGCTGTTCATAAAGCCAACATTATGAAGCTAGCGGATGGGCTCTTCCTTGAATCTTGCAGAGAGGTTGCTAAAGCTTATCCTGGGATTACGTATAACGAAATAATCGTAGACAATTGTTGTATGCAGCTTGTGGCTAAGCCTGAGCAGTTTGATGTCATG GTGACGCCTAATTTGTATGGTAATCTTATTGCAAACACTGCTGCTGGAATAGCTGGTGGCACTGGAGTGATGCCAGGAG GCAATGTTGGTGCAGAACATGCGATATTCGAGCAAGGAGCATCAGCAGGGAATGTTGGGAATGATAAGATAGTGGAGCAGAAGAAAGCTAATCCAATGGCTCTGCTTCTCTCATCGGCTATGATGCTTAAACATCTCCAGTTTCCTACGTTCGCTGATCGTCTTGAAATCGCAGTGAAACAAGTGATACAAGAAGGCAAATGGCGAACCAAGGATCTCGGTGGAGATTGCACTACTCAGGAAGTTGTTGATGCTGTCATAAAAGCTCTTGACTGA